From Primulina tabacum isolate GXHZ01 chromosome 2, ASM2559414v2, whole genome shotgun sequence, one genomic window encodes:
- the LOC142537597 gene encoding uncharacterized protein LOC142537597, with the protein MSPGRTDRMISLRVAGALHHHHNGTPLPEYLRDSEAHGAVPSAQPEGVRGTTDPFIAEGWIRSQELYFEYLQVRDGDRIRCTIYMLRDDASLWWEGAAHVLDLATITWARFKELFSGKYFPADVRGRLRREFMSLRQGDLSVAEFIRKFDRGCHFVPLIARDADQKLRHFLDGLKPTLHRDVMLMRLASYDEMTACAFQADRRCET; encoded by the exons aTGAGCCCAGGGCGGACAGACAGGATGATATCCTTGAGGGTGGCAGGGGCTCTGCACCACCACCACAACGGGACCCCACTACCCGAGTACTTGAGGGATAGCGAGGCTCATGGAGCAG TTCCGtcggctcaacccgaaggagttcggggcactactgatccattcatTGCTGAGGGGTGGATCAGATCGCAGGAGCTATACTTTGAGTATCTTCAGGTGAGGGATGGCGACCGGATCAGGTGCACCATCTATATGTTGAGAGACGATGCGTCCTtgtggtgggagggagccgccCATGTGTTGGACTTGGCCACCATTACATGGGCCAGGTTCAAGGAGTTGTTCTCTGGGAAATACTTTCCAGCTGACGTCAGGGGCCGCCTGAGGAGAGAGTTCATGAGTCTTCGCCAGGGGGACTTGTCTGTGGCGGAGTTCATCCGCAAGTTTGACAGAGGATGTCACTTCGTGCCGCTTATTGCCAGAGATGCCGATCAGAAGCTGCGACACTTTTTGGATGGACTGAAACCTACCCTTCACCGGGATGTGATGTTGATGAGGCTGGCGAGCTATGATGAGATGACTGCCTGTGCTTTTCAGGCAGACAGACGGTGTGAGACATAG